Proteins encoded in a region of the Haloarcula sp. CBA1129 genome:
- a CDS encoding IS5 family transposase, with product MSKISRFTSNVVQLAKNAVGERGEVAAPEGGGGFAEYAVVSLHCLRVYLGKSYREALDLLSEMPQILGKIGLDAADLPDHSTLVKWFDRIKTELWRVLLRLSAQLHEPSDHAAIDATFFDRENASKHYCRRTNYRVQTLKATALVDTESQAILDVHCTTEKRHDTQLGWQVARRNAGDLASLAADKGYDWMDLREKLREEGVRPLIKHREFQPIDHAHNARIDGPQYRQRAMCETVFSTIKRTLGDTVRARTWYGEFRELVLMCVVHNIKQSLKP from the coding sequence ATGTCGAAAATTTCCCGCTTCACGAGCAATGTCGTTCAGTTAGCTAAAAATGCTGTTGGTGAGCGAGGCGAAGTCGCCGCCCCCGAAGGGGGTGGCGGCTTCGCCGAGTATGCGGTGGTGTCGCTGCACTGTCTGCGGGTTTACCTAGGAAAGTCCTACCGAGAAGCACTTGATTTGCTGAGCGAGATGCCACAAATACTTGGGAAGATCGGCCTTGACGCGGCCGATCTCCCCGATCACTCCACGCTAGTCAAGTGGTTTGACAGAATCAAAACCGAACTCTGGCGAGTGCTGCTGCGCCTGTCGGCGCAGCTGCACGAGCCAAGCGATCACGCCGCTATCGATGCGACGTTTTTCGACCGCGAAAACGCTAGCAAACACTACTGTCGGCGGACGAATTACCGGGTTCAGACGCTCAAAGCGACAGCTCTCGTCGACACAGAAAGCCAAGCGATTCTAGACGTTCACTGTACGACTGAGAAACGCCACGACACACAGCTCGGCTGGCAGGTCGCCCGACGCAACGCGGGCGACCTCGCCAGCCTCGCTGCGGACAAAGGCTATGACTGGATGGATTTACGCGAAAAACTCCGCGAAGAGGGCGTAAGACCGTTGATCAAACATCGTGAGTTCCAGCCCATCGATCACGCGCATAACGCGCGGATCGATGGACCTCAATACCGCCAACGAGCGATGTGTGAGACCGTTTTCTCCACGATTAAGCGCACGCTCGGCGACACCGTGCGTGCGCGAACTTGGTACGGCGAATTTCGTGAACTCGTCTTGATGTGTGTCGTTCACAACATCAAGCAGTCTCTGAAACCGTGA
- a CDS encoding HAMP domain-containing sensor histidine kinase, with protein sequence MEQFIGVVSHDLRNPLHVVEGRLELARETGDLSHLEDAEEGVARMEALIDDLLTLAREGYAVEDRTAISLETIVERTWEMARTADATLTVEGSAPVFGDQNRLKQVFENLFRNAADHAGDDVTVWVGPLLDDEAAEIDGDERTEGRVTGFYVADDGPGIPSEKLNDVLSVDGLSDSDNGLGLSIVAQITDAHGWDISVTESRAGGARFEVTDGTKPVSPFHSW encoded by the coding sequence ATGGAACAGTTCATCGGTGTCGTCTCACACGACCTCAGAAACCCGCTCCACGTTGTCGAGGGGCGGCTCGAACTCGCGCGTGAGACCGGCGACCTGTCTCATCTTGAAGATGCGGAGGAAGGCGTGGCTCGCATGGAAGCGCTCATCGATGATCTGCTGACACTCGCCAGAGAGGGGTACGCGGTCGAAGATCGAACCGCCATTTCGCTTGAGACCATTGTCGAACGGACATGGGAGATGGCCAGAACGGCTGACGCGACGCTAACGGTCGAGGGGTCTGCCCCGGTGTTCGGTGACCAGAACCGCCTCAAACAGGTGTTCGAGAACCTCTTCCGGAACGCGGCGGACCACGCGGGCGATGACGTGACCGTCTGGGTGGGTCCGCTTCTCGACGACGAGGCAGCCGAGATAGATGGGGACGAGCGAACCGAGGGCCGCGTGACCGGCTTCTACGTCGCCGACGACGGACCGGGAATCCCATCCGAGAAACTGAACGATGTTCTCTCGGTTGACGGCCTCTCAGACAGTGACAACGGCCTCGGCCTGTCTATCGTTGCCCAGATCACCGACGCTCACGGCTGGGACATTTCGGTGACCGAGAGCAGGGCCGGCGGCGCACGATTCGAAGTAACCGACGGAACGAAACCGGTCTCACCGTTTCACTCTTGGTAG
- a CDS encoding phosphotransferase family protein, translating to MQTPEQDIEAVLKESGPDYEGFQFEAPGGGHQSDVYMVTLRHNGETYEVVVKFKPQGDVPFAVEPCLHDFVAARTDVPVPRILVYEDDPDADVPPYFVTERIHGENLAEEFAGLSTEDRRRVLAQSGRILGDMHSEIGFEAFGRLTLHDDRIIVSDWMGSWREYFERLTRSHLSHLDGTPFEDMTDRAWDCIEPALDMVPEDGVPRLVHDDFRPANLMFERTADAPITAVLDWQDVLAARPEYNLAQTEFLFIDSSFQDPELRDSLRTAFHEGYQEMRPMEFGEGYEQRRPLYQLSTLLWRMAGFEAVFADESGLAVARAEAQYRQQFERLVEEIQAD from the coding sequence GTGCAGACTCCGGAACAGGACATCGAAGCCGTGCTAAAAGAGTCAGGCCCGGATTACGAGGGGTTCCAGTTCGAGGCACCGGGTGGGGGCCACCAGAGCGATGTCTACATGGTAACGCTACGCCACAACGGCGAGACGTACGAGGTGGTCGTGAAGTTCAAGCCACAGGGCGATGTCCCGTTCGCGGTCGAGCCCTGTCTCCACGACTTTGTCGCCGCCCGGACCGACGTTCCTGTTCCACGCATCCTCGTCTACGAGGACGACCCTGATGCCGACGTACCACCGTATTTCGTGACCGAACGCATCCACGGCGAGAATCTGGCTGAGGAATTTGCCGGGCTTTCGACCGAGGACCGACGGCGAGTGCTAGCCCAGTCCGGACGGATCCTCGGCGACATGCACTCCGAGATCGGATTCGAGGCGTTCGGCCGACTCACGCTCCACGACGACCGGATCATCGTGAGTGACTGGATGGGTAGCTGGCGGGAGTACTTCGAGCGCCTCACCAGATCTCACCTCTCTCACCTCGATGGGACGCCCTTCGAGGACATGACAGACCGAGCGTGGGACTGCATCGAACCGGCTCTGGATATGGTGCCGGAAGACGGCGTCCCGCGTCTGGTACATGACGACTTCAGGCCGGCGAACCTGATGTTCGAGCGGACGGCGGACGCACCGATTACGGCCGTCCTCGACTGGCAGGACGTGCTCGCGGCACGGCCGGAGTACAACCTCGCACAGACCGAGTTCCTTTTCATCGACTCGTCGTTTCAGGACCCGGAACTGCGTGACTCGCTCCGAACGGCGTTCCACGAGGGGTATCAGGAGATGCGTCCGATGGAGTTCGGCGAAGGCTACGAGCAGCGACGACCACTCTATCAGCTCTCCACGCTCCTGTGGCGGATGGCCGGCTTCGAGGCCGTCTTCGCCGACGAGTCCGGCCTCGCTGTGGCTCGTGCTGAAGCCCAGTACCGCCAGCAGTTCGAGCGACTCGTCGAAGAGATACAGGCGGATTAG
- a CDS encoding carbohydrate kinase family protein — MRVICAGHINWDVTLHVDHLPEPDGEGRITDRSQSSGGSASNVAVALAGLDADPLVLGSVGQDDHGNMARRELKATGVETLLVESDESTAVKYLIVDENGDVAVLGNDGANEAFCASDLPAETLAEADHLHLTGQDPATAATLARDAATADIPVSFDPGRRLPYRDYSAVLSHADILFCNDREADHARDSGLFETVPTVVVKHGDCGATAYTDDRTVTNAGYPIESVDTAGAGDAFAAGYLLASAQETDTERALAVANACGALATRSPGAQTTLDWDSVWELVDGGQSPETA; from the coding sequence ATGCGCGTCATCTGTGCCGGCCACATCAACTGGGACGTGACGCTCCACGTCGACCACCTCCCGGAGCCCGACGGCGAAGGCCGTATCACCGACCGGTCGCAGTCCAGCGGCGGAAGCGCGTCGAACGTGGCCGTCGCACTCGCCGGGCTTGATGCGGACCCACTCGTCCTCGGCAGTGTCGGCCAAGACGATCACGGAAATATGGCCCGGCGCGAACTGAAAGCAACCGGCGTCGAGACGCTACTGGTCGAGTCGGACGAGTCGACGGCGGTGAAGTATCTCATCGTAGACGAGAACGGCGATGTGGCGGTGCTTGGAAACGACGGGGCTAACGAGGCGTTCTGCGCGTCGGACCTCCCGGCTGAGACTCTGGCCGAGGCGGACCACCTCCACCTGACTGGCCAAGATCCTGCAACAGCTGCGACGCTCGCACGCGACGCCGCGACCGCGGACATCCCAGTGAGCTTCGACCCCGGCCGGCGGCTCCCGTACCGCGATTACTCGGCAGTCCTCTCACATGCGGACATCCTGTTTTGCAACGACCGGGAGGCCGACCATGCCAGAGACAGCGGGCTCTTCGAGACAGTGCCGACAGTTGTGGTCAAACACGGGGACTGCGGCGCAACAGCGTATACCGACGACCGGACAGTCACGAACGCCGGGTATCCCATAGAATCTGTGGACACTGCAGGCGCGGGAGACGCGTTCGCCGCGGGATACCTTCTCGCCAGTGCACAGGAGACCGATACAGAGCGGGCGCTCGCGGTCGCTAATGCCTGTGGCGCGCTCGCAACGCGGTCACCCGGCGCACAGACGACACTCGACTGGGACTCTGTGTGGGAACTAGTCGACGGCGGCCAGTCTCCCGAAACGGCCTAA
- a CDS encoding ABC transporter ATP-binding protein — MTVIDAQGLVKRYRTGGQTLYALAGIDFALEAGEFVSIMGPSGSGKTTLLNILGLLDTPTEGTVLLEGQDVTGLGDSKRTALRKRTIGFVFQHFYLLPTLTAVENVEVPLLLDSDPKVKKRARTLLERLGLGDRLDHKPDELSGGQKQRVAIARSLINSPKVVLADEPTGNLDSETGRQILDEFRRIADEDDVAIVAVTHDDLVNEYVDRTVHLVDGTIGRERKNGG; from the coding sequence ATGACGGTTATCGACGCACAGGGGCTGGTCAAGCGGTACCGCACCGGGGGCCAGACCCTCTATGCACTGGCTGGTATCGACTTCGCCCTCGAAGCCGGCGAGTTCGTTTCGATTATGGGGCCAAGCGGCAGTGGCAAGACGACCCTGCTGAACATCCTCGGGCTGCTGGATACGCCGACCGAAGGAACCGTTCTGCTGGAGGGGCAGGACGTGACTGGACTCGGCGACAGCAAGCGGACCGCGCTCCGCAAGCGGACGATCGGGTTCGTGTTCCAGCACTTCTATCTCCTGCCGACGCTGACTGCCGTCGAGAACGTCGAGGTCCCCCTGCTGTTGGACAGTGACCCGAAGGTCAAAAAACGGGCCAGAACGCTCTTAGAGCGGCTCGGGCTCGGAGACCGACTCGACCACAAGCCCGACGAGCTATCGGGCGGCCAGAAGCAACGCGTCGCCATCGCACGCTCGCTCATCAACAGCCCGAAGGTCGTGCTCGCCGATGAGCCGACGGGCAACCTCGACAGCGAAACCGGGCGACAGATACTCGACGAGTTCCGCCGTATCGCCGACGAAGACGACGTGGCAATCGTCGCGGTCACCCACGACGACTTGGTCAACGAATACGTCGACCGGACCGTCCATCTGGTCGACGGCACCATCGGGAGGGAACGCAAGAATGGCGGGTAG
- a CDS encoding ABC transporter permease: protein MAGRFFPAALMARRNLTRTKMRSLLASLGIVIGVVAIASLGMFGVALQYSFTQNLGNVGNQLTVYPNSGENITELNERDIRSIRRETSPTATVSPVKTRVEPVSYNREDAVRETIYGVEDPAALYEAKEGRVSPFRSGALVGSAVAEEHDLHPGSQITVNGTSVRIRAVLEEGDPFSSTNPDNRIIMPATSFSQRGYSEVYVIESTGTQANETAMGIRDSLNDREQRVFVQELGSLVDTIEEQFQIINTVLAGIASISLLVAGISILNVMLMSTVERREEIGVLRAVGYQKRDVLKVMLMEATLLGFLGGIAGVILSVGAGLAINHYAVGDAMAVFRLPNAWYVGAAFSFGVLTSIVSGLYPAWKAASEEPVDALRG from the coding sequence ATGGCGGGTAGGTTCTTCCCGGCCGCGCTGATGGCGCGGCGCAACCTCACACGGACGAAGATGCGGTCACTGCTGGCGTCGCTGGGTATCGTCATCGGTGTCGTTGCCATCGCTTCGCTGGGGATGTTCGGCGTCGCACTCCAGTACTCATTTACCCAGAACCTCGGCAACGTCGGAAATCAGCTTACGGTATACCCGAACTCCGGCGAAAATATCACCGAGCTCAACGAACGCGATATCCGTTCGATTCGCAGAGAGACGAGCCCAACAGCGACTGTCTCACCGGTAAAGACGCGCGTGGAGCCGGTGTCGTACAACCGCGAGGACGCGGTACGGGAAACGATATACGGCGTCGAGGATCCGGCAGCACTGTACGAGGCCAAAGAGGGACGGGTATCGCCGTTCCGATCCGGTGCGCTCGTCGGGTCAGCAGTCGCGGAGGAGCACGACCTGCATCCGGGAAGTCAGATCACTGTCAACGGGACCAGCGTCCGTATCCGGGCCGTGCTCGAAGAAGGCGACCCGTTCTCCTCGACGAACCCCGATAACCGAATCATCATGCCGGCTACGTCGTTCAGCCAGCGGGGGTACTCGGAAGTGTACGTTATCGAGTCCACTGGGACGCAGGCCAACGAAACAGCCATGGGGATACGCGACTCGCTCAACGACCGCGAGCAGCGGGTCTTCGTTCAGGAACTAGGCTCGCTCGTCGACACCATCGAAGAACAGTTCCAGATCATCAACACCGTTCTTGCCGGCATCGCATCGATCTCGTTGCTCGTGGCCGGCATCTCGATCCTCAACGTCATGCTGATGTCCACTGTCGAACGCCGGGAAGAGATCGGCGTCCTCAGAGCAGTCGGCTACCAGAAGCGGGATGTCCTCAAAGTGATGTTGATGGAAGCGACGCTGCTCGGGTTCCTCGGAGGCATCGCTGGCGTCATTCTGAGTGTCGGTGCCGGACTGGCAATAAACCACTATGCCGTCGGCGACGCGATGGCCGTCTTCAGGCTGCCAAACGCTTGGTACGTCGGTGCAGCGTTCTCCTTTGGGGTGCTGACGAGTATCGTCAGCGGGCTGTATCCGGCTTGGAAAGCAGCGAGCGAGGAACCGGTCGACGCGCTACGCGGTTAA
- a CDS encoding HTH domain-containing protein — protein MTGDTHLRAELYLRGDTYGTFDAQQQVLNRVKRLEANGVFSESMVAGEWQRIRTMAEDKRDEAIQTYEEFKDWAGQNGHSLEPAFERRNRSYVGMDRVDDVVVFPVVSLAIYDGDELEGVFPCSDDARTYTVGDALEAFERGDENWLAQFDSLSVDRTDPLLEPGVDATI, from the coding sequence ATGACAGGGGACACACATCTTCGGGCGGAACTGTATCTTCGTGGAGATACCTACGGCACGTTCGACGCACAACAGCAGGTACTCAATCGCGTAAAGCGACTGGAGGCCAACGGCGTGTTCAGCGAGTCGATGGTCGCTGGCGAGTGGCAGCGGATCAGGACAATGGCGGAAGACAAGCGGGACGAAGCCATCCAGACCTACGAAGAGTTCAAAGACTGGGCGGGCCAGAACGGACACTCGCTCGAACCGGCCTTCGAGCGGCGAAATCGGAGTTACGTCGGGATGGATCGCGTCGACGACGTTGTCGTCTTCCCGGTCGTCTCGCTGGCGATCTACGACGGTGACGAACTGGAGGGCGTGTTCCCGTGCTCGGACGACGCCCGGACCTACACCGTCGGTGACGCGCTGGAGGCCTTCGAGCGCGGCGACGAAAACTGGCTTGCACAGTTCGACTCCCTGTCGGTCGACCGGACCGACCCGCTGCTGGAACCGGGCGTCGACGCGACGATTTAA
- a CDS encoding methionine synthase yields the protein MTGPRDQFKPADHPNDHFLLTTVVGSYPKPKWHDRARELFEDEDADFGEDEWEESKDDASRLITHEHERAGLDVICDGEMRRNEMVEYFAHRIDGYEFNGRVKVWGHNYFDKPSVADEVEYGEQWLVEEFEFTDEVAERPVKVPITGPYTLANWSFNEVYDSEEQLAYELADLVNEEIEALVEAGARYIQIDEPALATTPDDHAIVGECLERIVDEIPEDVRLGLHVCYGDYSRIYPEILDYPVHEYDLELANGDYDQLDVFKEHEFTKDFAMGVLDAHTAEVESVEEIKQNIKKGLEVVPPERLTVSPDCGVKLLPREVARGKMENMVQAAREIEEELDAGEIDVVASGAEAHADD from the coding sequence ATGACAGGACCACGAGATCAGTTCAAACCGGCGGACCACCCGAACGACCACTTCCTGCTGACGACCGTCGTCGGCTCCTACCCCAAGCCGAAGTGGCACGACCGGGCGCGGGAGCTGTTCGAGGACGAGGACGCCGACTTCGGCGAAGACGAGTGGGAAGAATCGAAAGACGACGCCTCGCGGCTCATCACCCACGAGCACGAGCGAGCGGGTCTCGACGTTATCTGTGACGGCGAGATGCGCCGCAACGAGATGGTGGAGTACTTCGCCCACCGCATCGACGGCTACGAGTTCAACGGCCGCGTGAAGGTGTGGGGCCACAACTACTTCGACAAGCCAAGCGTCGCCGACGAGGTCGAGTACGGCGAGCAGTGGCTCGTCGAGGAGTTCGAGTTCACCGACGAGGTCGCCGAGCGGCCGGTCAAAGTCCCGATTACGGGCCCGTACACGCTGGCGAACTGGTCGTTCAACGAAGTGTACGACAGCGAGGAGCAACTGGCCTACGAACTGGCCGACCTCGTCAACGAGGAAATCGAGGCGCTGGTCGAGGCCGGCGCTCGCTACATCCAAATCGACGAGCCGGCCCTCGCCACGACGCCGGACGACCACGCCATCGTCGGCGAGTGTCTGGAGCGCATCGTCGACGAGATCCCCGAAGACGTGCGCCTCGGCCTGCACGTCTGTTACGGCGACTACTCACGAATCTACCCCGAGATTCTCGACTACCCCGTCCACGAGTACGACCTCGAACTCGCTAACGGCGACTACGACCAGCTCGACGTGTTCAAAGAGCACGAGTTCACGAAGGACTTCGCGATGGGCGTGCTGGATGCACACACGGCAGAGGTCGAATCCGTCGAAGAGATCAAGCAGAACATCAAGAAAGGGCTGGAAGTCGTCCCGCCAGAACGACTCACCGTTTCCCCGGACTGTGGCGTGAAGCTCCTGCCCCGCGAGGTCGCCCGCGGCAAGATGGAGAATATGGTGCAGGCCGCTCGCGAAATCGAAGAAGAACTGGACGCTGGCGAGATTGATGTTGTTGCGAGTGGTGCGGAAGCGCACGCTGACGACTAG
- a CDS encoding 5-methyltetrahydropteroyltriglutamate--homocysteine methyltransferase, translating to MTQVIATTPGLFPLPDWAKDELADLKGHQKTDLISGDESGEVVAAYDEAREDVISIQQDAGLDRVVEGQLRWDDMLAHPLAVHDSVETKGIVRYYDNNNFYREPVVQGDLSADGGDVAADLGAAADLVDSGLQAVLPGPYSLADLATDEHYGDDAEFLDAIADFLVEEVNAFPEVETLFLLEPSLVENAPADGEDERAAAAIDAVASAADAEVVAHTYWGAIEEKAYAHLMDAAVDAIGFDLVSSHDQTVYNVQEYGTKDDVALGVVDGQNTLVESPETIRDRIDWFEQQTNTAYDTVYATANTETFYLPVNKFEDKLEALANAADLEAAEA from the coding sequence ATGACACAGGTAATCGCCACGACCCCTGGGCTCTTTCCGCTTCCGGACTGGGCCAAAGACGAATTGGCAGATCTGAAAGGCCATCAGAAGACCGATCTCATCTCGGGCGACGAGTCCGGCGAGGTCGTCGCGGCCTACGACGAGGCACGCGAGGACGTCATCTCCATCCAGCAAGACGCCGGACTCGACCGCGTGGTCGAGGGCCAACTCCGCTGGGATGACATGCTCGCACACCCGCTTGCAGTCCACGACAGCGTGGAGACGAAAGGCATCGTCCGCTACTACGACAACAACAACTTCTACCGAGAGCCGGTCGTGCAAGGTGACCTCAGTGCTGACGGCGGCGACGTCGCCGCAGACCTCGGTGCCGCGGCCGACCTCGTCGACTCGGGGCTCCAGGCCGTCCTGCCTGGTCCCTACTCGCTCGCCGACCTCGCGACCGACGAGCACTACGGCGACGACGCCGAGTTCCTCGACGCCATCGCCGACTTCCTCGTCGAGGAAGTGAACGCCTTCCCCGAGGTCGAGACGCTGTTCCTGCTGGAACCGTCGCTGGTCGAGAACGCCCCCGCTGACGGCGAGGACGAACGCGCCGCCGCGGCAATCGATGCCGTCGCCTCGGCCGCCGACGCCGAGGTCGTCGCCCACACCTACTGGGGCGCAATCGAGGAGAAGGCCTACGCGCACCTGATGGACGCCGCCGTGGACGCCATCGGCTTCGACCTCGTTTCGAGCCACGACCAGACCGTCTACAACGTTCAGGAGTACGGCACGAAAGACGACGTGGCGCTTGGTGTCGTCGACGGCCAGAACACGCTCGTCGAGTCCCCAGAGACGATTCGGGACCGTATCGACTGGTTCGAACAGCAGACCAACACCGCCTACGACACCGTCTACGCGACGGCGAACACGGAAACGTTCTATCTCCCGGTGAACAAGTTCGAAGACAAACTCGAAGCGCTCGCGAACGCCGCTGATCTGGAGGCGGCGGAGGCATAA
- a CDS encoding HemK2/MTQ2 family protein methyltransferase, producing the protein MGEESGEREDTENRPSLADQRGVESVYQPAEDSDLLARTARERVDADDTVLDVGTGSGYVAATLADAGARAVGVDVSPLACREAADNGVPVVRGDLVEPFRADAFDLVAFNPPYLPTPPEQEWDDWMEHALSGGDDGRRLVDPFLETVERVLTPSGEALMLVSSLTDPEAVRAYATEHGLASEQLASEKHPYEALVVLRFYRA; encoded by the coding sequence ATGGGTGAGGAGTCCGGTGAGCGAGAGGACACAGAGAACCGTCCATCGCTGGCCGATCAGCGCGGCGTCGAATCGGTGTACCAGCCCGCCGAGGACTCGGACCTGCTGGCCAGAACAGCCCGCGAGCGAGTGGACGCGGATGATACCGTTCTCGATGTGGGGACAGGCTCCGGCTACGTCGCCGCGACACTTGCAGACGCCGGTGCGCGGGCGGTCGGTGTCGACGTGAGTCCGCTGGCCTGCCGAGAGGCGGCCGACAACGGCGTCCCGGTCGTTCGCGGCGACCTCGTCGAGCCGTTCCGGGCAGACGCCTTCGACCTCGTGGCGTTCAATCCACCTTACTTGCCGACGCCACCCGAACAGGAGTGGGACGACTGGATGGAACACGCGCTGTCGGGCGGCGACGACGGCCGCCGACTCGTCGACCCGTTTCTCGAAACCGTCGAGCGCGTGCTGACCCCGAGCGGCGAGGCGCTCATGCTCGTCAGCAGTCTCACGGACCCGGAAGCAGTGCGAGCGTACGCGACCGAACACGGCCTAGCGAGCGAGCAGCTTGCGAGTGAGAAACACCCATACGAGGCGCTCGTCGTCTTGCGGTTCTACCGCGCTTGA
- a CDS encoding 16S ribosomal RNA methyltransferase A: MTTTETGTRDPDALVRRAGKRADTRQDQHFLVDDRVLDRIPEYAIDADVDLSHVLEIGAGPGALTDRLLATAERVTAIERDPDFAAHLREEFADEIAADRLTVVEGDALEVDLPEFTASISNLPYGASSEIAFRLLPEQRPLLLMFQQEFAERMAADPATDDYGRLSVTAGHYADVEVVETVPPEAFDPQPRVTSALVRTTPRQPDYTVPSDDFFMDFLKAVFTQRRKTMRNAVRNTAHISGLGDPDAVVEAADEDLMSARAGKLTPADFATLATLAYEVGQPEA, from the coding sequence ATGACTACGACAGAGACAGGGACTCGGGACCCCGACGCGCTCGTCCGGCGGGCCGGCAAACGGGCCGACACCCGGCAGGACCAGCACTTCCTCGTCGACGACCGGGTACTGGACCGCATTCCGGAGTACGCAATAGATGCGGACGTTGACCTCTCGCACGTGCTGGAGATCGGTGCGGGCCCGGGCGCGCTGACGGACCGCCTGCTCGCGACGGCCGAGCGTGTGACCGCAATCGAACGCGACCCGGATTTCGCGGCCCATCTCCGCGAGGAGTTCGCTGACGAAATCGCAGCGGACCGCCTCACCGTTGTCGAGGGCGACGCGCTCGAAGTCGACTTACCCGAGTTCACCGCTAGCATCTCGAACTTACCGTACGGCGCGTCGTCGGAGATCGCCTTCCGGCTACTGCCGGAGCAGCGCCCACTCTTGTTGATGTTCCAGCAGGAGTTCGCCGAACGGATGGCCGCCGACCCGGCGACAGACGACTACGGCCGGCTGTCGGTCACGGCGGGCCACTACGCCGACGTAGAAGTGGTCGAGACAGTGCCGCCAGAAGCGTTCGACCCGCAACCGCGCGTCACGAGCGCGCTCGTCCGGACGACGCCGCGACAACCCGACTACACCGTTCCCAGCGACGACTTCTTCATGGACTTCCTGAAGGCGGTGTTCACCCAGCGCCGGAAGACGATGCGCAACGCCGTCCGCAACACGGCCCACATCTCCGGGCTGGGCGACCCTGACGCGGTGGTCGAGGCCGCCGACGAAGACCTCATGAGCGCCCGTGCCGGGAAGCTGACGCCGGCCGACTTCGCCACGCTGGCGACGCTCGCCTACGAGGTCGGCCAACCGGAGGCCTGA